A window of the Lolium perenne isolate Kyuss_39 chromosome 7, Kyuss_2.0, whole genome shotgun sequence genome harbors these coding sequences:
- the LOC127315176 gene encoding uncharacterized protein, with protein sequence MVVERQEEGKDQLIQSPVYYISEALIESKQRYPHYQKLSRHAIKSQALADFLADWEEAQQPSSPADLKHWTLHFDGSKNLEGAGEGVVLTSPKGDIVRYILQLRFEPCTNNMDEYEALLHGMRIAKEMGATRLRCLGDSDLVASQTSGTCDATDANMIAYKRAVDQVGASFAGHVVEWVDMRKNEQSKRVFLDILSHSSVRVPREIDIAEPPAPDSALVALASDTGDWTETYLGYLERQVLPMDETEARALVRRCKSFTIINIELYKRIISGVLQRCVTTDEGRKILRDIHAGDCGHHAAHEDAVDLVRVCAGCQKYASQSHMSGSALKTIPLTWPFAVWGMDMVEKFKTAPGGYTHLLVAVDKFTKWVEAKPIKKCDGKTATKFLRELIYRYGYPNSIITDNGTNYAKGEMADFCEDKCIRLDLASVAHPESNGQAERANQNILHGIKPRLEVPLERAAGCWAEELPSVLWGIRTTPNRSTRFTPFFLVYGAEAFMPTDIAYDSPRGANYAEEANERARQDDVDLLDEARDLALSRTAIYQQGLRRYHSRRVHGRSFQEGDLVLRLIQDEKGMHKLPPLGKDRSPSAAHSAMTPTTSPTFAKMTNVSHSPGKSSAPGTSTSSVSSTPREGM encoded by the exons ATGGTCGTCGAGCGCCAGGAGGAAGGAAAAGACCAGCTAATACAAAGCccagtctactacatcagcgaggccTTAATCGAGTCAAAGCAGCGGTACCCGCACTACCAAAAGCTG TCACGCCATGCTATCAAATCCCAAGcgctcgccgacttcctcgccgattgggaagaggcccagcagccgAGCTCCCCGGCGGACCTCAAGCATTGGACACTACACTTCGACGGCTCCAAGAACCTCGAGGGAGCAGGAGAAGGGGTCGTCCTCACTTCGCCTAAAGGCGACATCGTGAGATACATCCTGCAACTCCGattcgagccctgcaccaacaacatggacGAGTACGAGGCACTCCTCCACGGCATGCGCATCGCAAAGGAGATGGGCGCAACACGACTGCGTTGCCTCGGCGACTCCGACCTCGTCGCCAGCCAGACgtccggcacctgcgacgccaccgacgccaacatgatcgcctacAAGCGAGCGGTCGACCAGGTCGGCGCCAGCTTCGCCGGCCACGTCGTCGAGTGGGTCGACATGCGCAAGAACGAACAAAGCAAAC GCGTCTTCCTCGACATCCTCAGTCACTCATCGGTGCGCGTGCCACGGGAGATCGACAtcgccgaaccacccgcacccgactcCGCCCTAGTCGCACTCGCCTCCGACACTGGGGACTGGACAGAAACGTACTTAGGCTACCTCGAGCGCCAGGTACTGCCGATGGACGAAACGGAGGCACGCGCGCTCGTGCGCCGttgcaagtccttcaccatcatcaacattGAGCTCTACAAGCGCATCATCTCCGGAGTATTACAGCGGTGCGTCACCACCGACGAAGGCCGCAAGattctgcgcgacatccacgcaggcgACTGCGGCCACCATGCAG cccacgaagatgCAGTCGACCTCGTCCGCGTGTGTGCTGGATGCCAGAAGTACGCGAGTCAATCGCACATGTCGGGCTCGGCGCTAAAAACCATACCCCTCACTTGGCCATTCGCCgtctggggcatggacatggtggaGAAATTCAAGACAGCCCCCGGCGGGTACACTCACCTCCTAGTCGCTGTGGACaaattcactaaatgggtggaggcaaaACCCATCAAGAAGTGCGACGGCAAAACAGCCACCAAGTTCCTACGGGAGTTGATCTACCGCTACGGCTACCCTAATAGCATCATCACGGACAACGGCACTAACTACGCCAAAGGGGAAATGGCCGACTTCTGCGAAGACAAATgcatccgactcgacctcgcgTCAGTCGCACACCCCGAGTCGAATGGGCAAGCGGAAAGGGCGAACCAGAATATCCTCCACGGAATCAAACCGCGACTGGAGGTACCCCTGGAGCGTGCGGCCGGATGCTGGGCAGAAGAACTCCCATCCGTACTCTGGGGCATTCGCACAACACCGAACAGGTCAACTCGCTTCACGCCCTTCTTCCTGGTGTACGGCGCCGAAGCTTTCATGCCCACCGACATCGCCTACGATTCACCACGGGGCGCCAACTACGCTGAAGAAGCAAACGAACGCGCTCGGCAAGACGATGtcgacctcctcgacgaggcacgagacctcgcactctccagaaCGGCCATTTACCAGCAAGGCCTTCGCCGCTACCACAGTCGCCGCGTCCACGGTCGATCCTtccaagaaggcgacctcgtccTTCGGTTAATCCAGGACGagaaaggcatgcacaagctTCCCCCCCTTGGGAAGGACCGTTCGCCGTCAGCCGCGCACTCGGCAATGACGCCTACTACCTCACCGACGTTCGCAAAGATGACAAATGTGAGCCACTCACCAGGGAAGTCgagcgcccctggaacatcaACCTCCTCCGTCAGTTCTACACCTAGAGAAGGCATGTAA